One genomic region from Vannielia litorea encodes:
- the rpoZ gene encoding DNA-directed RNA polymerase subunit omega, with translation MARVTVEDCVDKVPNRFELVMLAAHRAREIASGGALTVDRDNDKNPVVSLREIAEETQQAEDLRERMIESYQTQIEVDEPEDDAMALLMGAEQDKPADDDMSEEKLLRALMEAQEQK, from the coding sequence ATGGCCCGCGTCACCGTTGAAGATTGCGTCGATAAAGTCCCCAACCGCTTCGAGCTTGTCATGCTCGCCGCGCACCGGGCCCGCGAGATCGCCTCGGGCGGGGCGCTCACCGTCGACCGCGACAACGACAAGAACCCGGTCGTCTCCCTCCGCGAGATCGCCGAGGAGACCCAGCAGGCCGAGGATCTGCGCGAGCGCATGATCGAGAGCTACCAGACCCAGATCGAGGTCGACGAGCCCGAAGATGATGCAATGGCCCTGCTGATGGGCGCCGAGCAGGACAAGCCGGCAGATGACGACATGTCCGAAGAAAAGCTCCTCCGCGCCCTGATGGAAGCCCAGGAACAGAAGTAA
- the lepB gene encoding signal peptidase I, whose translation MAEKSKAGESFMETIKTIFWALIIAGVFRTLFFQPFWIPTGSMKDTLLIGDFLFVNKMAYGYSRHSCPFSACPVSGRIWGSEPERGDVVVFRHPVTGADFVKRLVGMPGDRIQVTKGQLTVNGTPYKQEDGGLFTEIKEPQGSQGTEPACSNAPVGQGGTCEKQRLIETDLNGKSYGTLDVNYFPNRHQDETNVYNVPEGHYFFMGDNRDNSQDSRVSQQIGGVGYVPYENLIGRVDRVMFSSAGRSLFYFWTWRSDRFFHKVD comes from the coding sequence ATGGCCGAAAAATCCAAAGCCGGCGAGAGCTTTATGGAAACGATCAAGACCATCTTCTGGGCCCTGATCATCGCCGGCGTCTTCCGCACCCTGTTCTTCCAGCCGTTCTGGATTCCCACTGGCTCGATGAAAGACACGCTGCTGATCGGCGATTTCCTCTTCGTGAACAAAATGGCCTACGGCTATTCGCGCCATTCCTGCCCCTTCTCCGCCTGCCCGGTCTCGGGCCGGATCTGGGGCAGCGAGCCCGAGCGCGGCGATGTGGTGGTGTTCCGCCATCCCGTCACCGGGGCCGATTTCGTCAAGCGTCTGGTGGGTATGCCCGGCGACCGGATTCAGGTCACCAAGGGCCAGCTCACCGTCAACGGTACCCCCTACAAGCAGGAAGACGGCGGCCTTTTCACCGAGATCAAAGAGCCGCAGGGCAGCCAGGGCACCGAGCCCGCCTGCTCCAACGCCCCGGTAGGGCAGGGCGGCACCTGCGAAAAGCAGCGCCTGATCGAGACCGACCTGAACGGCAAGAGCTACGGCACCCTCGACGTAAACTACTTCCCGAACCGCCATCAGGATGAAACCAACGTCTACAACGTCCCGGAAGGCCACTATTTCTTCATGGGCGACAACCGCGACAACAGCCAGGACAGCCGCGTATCGCAGCAGATCGGTGGCGTCGGCTATGTGCCCTACGAAAACCTCATCGGCCGCGTCGACCGGGTGATGTTCTCCTCCGCCGGGCGCTCGCTCTTCTACTTCTGGACATGGCGCAGCGACCGCTTCTTCCACAAGGTCGACTGA
- the lepB gene encoding signal peptidase I gives MRRVFYWLFIGVGVAIVLGLPAFALALRLIWAPFYIPAGSMKPTLLVGDYFFVNERLPRPVERGDVVVFRHPVTGADFVKRVIALEGDTIAMQGGVPVLNGAPLAQEPVGDFEEVMEGQGPRRNRPRCANGPVGEGAICLKPLLRESFPSGRSHHVLNLSDGGPMDTTPEVTVPPGHMFVMGDNRDNSLDSRVPQPQGGLGFVPLESVRGHADRVIFSAAGSWLYDFRNWRGDRYGKVIE, from the coding sequence GTGCGCCGGGTTTTCTACTGGCTTTTCATCGGGGTAGGCGTTGCCATCGTGCTGGGCCTCCCCGCTTTCGCGCTGGCCCTGCGGCTGATCTGGGCGCCCTTCTACATCCCCGCCGGCTCGATGAAGCCTACCCTGCTGGTGGGCGACTATTTCTTCGTGAACGAGCGCCTCCCGCGCCCCGTCGAGCGCGGCGATGTGGTGGTGTTCCGCCACCCCGTCACAGGGGCCGATTTCGTCAAACGGGTCATCGCGCTGGAGGGCGACACCATCGCCATGCAGGGCGGCGTGCCGGTGCTCAATGGCGCGCCGCTGGCGCAGGAGCCTGTGGGTGATTTCGAGGAGGTCATGGAAGGGCAGGGGCCGCGCCGCAACCGCCCGCGCTGCGCCAATGGACCGGTGGGCGAGGGGGCGATCTGCCTCAAACCCCTGCTGCGAGAGAGCTTCCCCTCCGGCCGCAGCCACCACGTGCTCAACCTCTCCGATGGCGGCCCGATGGATACCACGCCCGAGGTCACCGTGCCGCCCGGCCATATGTTCGTGATGGGCGACAACCGCGACAACAGCCTCGACAGCCGCGTGCCCCAGCCGCAGGGCGGCCTCGGTTTCGTTCCGCTCGAGAGCGTCCGCGGCCATGCCGACAGGGTGATCTTTTCAGCCGCCGGGTCGTGGCTTTATGATTTTCGTAACTGGCGCGGCGATAGATACGGGAAAGTGATCGAATGA
- a CDS encoding c-type cytochrome, translated as MKTPLIALAAAAAATGLWLAWPGQAETTADLLPYKDPEALALGETLYAENCAACHGAALQGQVANWRDRDADGLMPAPPHDETGHTWHHPDAMLFAITKYGTEAVVGQGYQSNMGGFEGVLTDAEILATLAFIKSTWPAEIIEAHNGMNAQYEATRN; from the coding sequence ATGAAGACCCCGCTCATCGCCCTTGCCGCCGCAGCCGCCGCCACCGGCCTCTGGCTGGCATGGCCCGGACAGGCCGAAACCACCGCCGACCTGCTGCCCTACAAAGACCCGGAGGCCCTCGCGCTGGGCGAGACGCTCTATGCCGAGAACTGCGCCGCCTGCCACGGCGCTGCGCTGCAAGGGCAGGTGGCCAACTGGCGCGACCGCGACGCGGATGGCCTCATGCCCGCCCCGCCGCATGACGAGACCGGCCACACATGGCACCACCCCGATGCCATGCTCTTCGCCATCACCAAATACGGCACCGAGGCCGTGGTGGGGCAGGGCTACCAGAGCAACATGGGCGGCTTCGAGGGCGTGCTGACTGACGCAGAGATCCTCGCCACCCTCGCCTTCATCAAAAGCACATGGCCCGCCGAGATCATCGAAGCGCACAACGGCATGAACGCCCAATACGAGGCCACCCGAAACTGA
- a CDS encoding RelA/SpoT family protein, producing the protein MDSDGLVALVSSYNPNCNAKRIAEAFAFGEHMHEGQLRQSGEPYFTHPVAVAELLARQQLDDDTVITALLHDTVEDTKASYTDVSERFGREVAELVDGVTKLTNLQLSSSETKQAENFRKLIMAVSRDPRVLLVKLADRLHNMRTIKFQRPEKQAQKARETMDIFAPLAGRMGMQWMREELEDLSFKVLNPEARNSIIRRFILLQRESGDVIDSITRDIQKVLKKSAIKGEVYGRAKKPFSVWRKMQEKQKSFSRLADIYGFRVIVGSEEDCYRVLGAIHSRWSAVPGRFKDYISNPKNNGYRSIHTTVAGRDGKQVEVQIRTRQMHEVAEAGVAAHWSYRDGVRAENPFAVDPAHWIRALTERLDEEDHDEFLEHVKLEMYQDQVFCFTPKGEVIKLPRGATPIDYAYGIHTRIGDSCVGAKIDGLRVPLWTRLKNGQQVEIITAEGQRPQPTWLDIVVTGRAKSAIRRSLREEDRERFIKLGRELARVAFEHVGKRATEKALTTAARTLGLPAHEELLARLGSAELTARDVVSALYPDLAEAHRGEVVDEARSVVGLPEGQISTRAQCCQPVPGERIVGITYRGKGVMVHAIDCPVLVEFEDEPDRWVDLHWHSGQHGAVNTVTVEITISNDAGVLGRICTLIGEQKANISDLHFIDRKQDFYRLLIDVDLRDVEHLHMVQTALEADSDVAEIARVKNTDRKP; encoded by the coding sequence ATGGACTCCGACGGTCTCGTCGCCCTCGTTTCTTCCTACAACCCCAACTGCAATGCCAAGCGGATCGCCGAGGCCTTTGCCTTCGGCGAGCACATGCACGAGGGGCAGCTTCGCCAGTCCGGCGAGCCCTACTTTACCCACCCCGTCGCCGTGGCCGAGCTTCTGGCCCGCCAGCAACTCGACGATGACACTGTCATCACCGCCCTGCTGCACGACACGGTGGAGGATACCAAGGCCAGCTATACCGATGTCTCCGAGCGCTTCGGGCGCGAGGTGGCCGAGCTGGTCGATGGCGTCACCAAACTGACGAACCTCCAGCTTTCGTCCTCCGAGACCAAGCAGGCCGAGAACTTCCGCAAGCTGATCATGGCGGTCAGCCGCGACCCCCGCGTGCTGCTGGTCAAACTGGCCGACCGTCTGCACAACATGCGGACCATCAAGTTCCAGCGCCCCGAGAAACAGGCCCAGAAGGCCCGCGAAACGATGGATATCTTCGCGCCGCTGGCGGGCCGCATGGGTATGCAGTGGATGCGCGAGGAGCTTGAGGACCTGTCCTTCAAGGTGCTCAACCCCGAGGCCCGCAACTCCATCATCCGCCGCTTCATCCTGCTTCAGCGCGAGAGCGGCGACGTGATCGACAGCATCACCCGCGACATCCAGAAGGTGCTGAAGAAATCCGCCATCAAGGGCGAGGTCTATGGCCGCGCCAAAAAGCCGTTCTCGGTCTGGCGCAAGATGCAGGAAAAGCAAAAGAGCTTCTCCCGTCTGGCAGATATCTACGGCTTCCGCGTGATCGTCGGCTCCGAGGAGGATTGCTACCGCGTGCTCGGCGCCATCCACTCGCGCTGGTCGGCGGTGCCGGGGCGGTTCAAGGACTATATCTCCAACCCCAAGAACAACGGCTACCGCTCGATTCACACCACCGTGGCCGGGCGCGACGGCAAGCAGGTCGAGGTGCAGATCCGCACCCGCCAGATGCACGAGGTCGCCGAGGCCGGGGTGGCCGCGCATTGGAGCTACCGCGACGGCGTGCGCGCCGAAAACCCCTTCGCCGTCGATCCCGCCCACTGGATCAGGGCGCTCACCGAGCGGCTCGACGAAGAGGACCACGACGAGTTTCTCGAGCACGTGAAGCTCGAGATGTATCAGGATCAGGTCTTCTGCTTCACCCCCAAGGGCGAGGTCATCAAGCTCCCGCGCGGCGCCACGCCGATCGACTATGCCTACGGCATCCACACCCGCATCGGCGACAGCTGCGTCGGCGCCAAGATCGACGGGCTGCGCGTGCCGCTCTGGACCCGCCTGAAGAACGGCCAGCAGGTCGAGATCATCACCGCCGAGGGCCAGCGGCCCCAGCCCACATGGCTCGATATCGTGGTCACGGGCCGGGCAAAGTCGGCCATCCGTCGCAGCCTGCGCGAGGAAGACCGCGAGCGCTTCATCAAGCTGGGCCGCGAGCTGGCCCGCGTGGCCTTCGAGCATGTCGGCAAGCGCGCAACCGAGAAGGCCCTGACCACCGCCGCGCGCACCCTTGGCCTTCCGGCCCATGAAGAGCTTCTGGCCCGCCTCGGATCGGCGGAGCTGACCGCCCGCGACGTGGTGAGCGCGCTCTACCCTGACCTTGCCGAAGCCCATCGCGGCGAGGTGGTCGACGAGGCCCGCTCGGTCGTCGGCCTGCCCGAAGGGCAGATCTCGACCCGCGCGCAATGCTGCCAGCCGGTGCCCGGCGAGCGGATCGTCGGCATCACCTATCGCGGCAAGGGCGTAATGGTCCACGCCATCGACTGCCCGGTTCTGGTCGAGTTCGAGGACGAGCCCGACCGCTGGGTTGATCTGCACTGGCACTCCGGCCAGCACGGCGCGGTCAACACCGTGACCGTCGAGATCACCATCTCCAACGACGCAGGCGTGCTCGGGCGCATCTGCACCCTGATCGGCGAGCAGAAGGCCAATATCTCGGATCTGCACTTCATCGACCGGAAACAGGATTTTTATCGTCTCTTGATAGATGTGGACTTGCGCGATGTGGAGCATCTGCACATGGTCCAGACCGCGCTCGAGGCCGACAGCGACGTGGCCGAGATCGCCCGGGTGAAGAACACGGACCGCAAACCATGA
- the ispH gene encoding 4-hydroxy-3-methylbut-2-enyl diphosphate reductase has protein sequence MSKPPLTLLLAAPRGFCAGVDRAIKIVEMALEKWGAPVFVRHEIVHNKYVVDGLREKGAVFVEELEECPDDRPVIFSAHGVPKAVPAEAAKREMVYVDATCPLVSKVHIEAERHAVNGLQMVMIGHAGHPETVGTMGQLPEGEVLLVEVPEDVAGLQVRDPEKLAFVTQTTLSVDDTAEIVAALKARFPAIVGPHKEDICYATTNRQEAVKAIAPRVDALLVVGAPNSSNSKRLVEVASRAGCSYAQLVQRAADIDWRALGQIGTVGVTAGASAPEVLIEEVIDAFRDRYDVTVELVETAQERVEFKVPRVLREPA, from the coding sequence ATGAGCAAACCTCCCCTCACCCTCCTCCTCGCCGCCCCGCGCGGGTTTTGCGCCGGTGTCGACCGGGCGATCAAGATCGTCGAAATGGCGCTGGAGAAATGGGGTGCGCCGGTATTCGTGCGGCACGAGATCGTTCACAATAAATACGTGGTGGACGGGCTGCGCGAGAAGGGTGCGGTGTTCGTGGAGGAGCTGGAGGAGTGCCCGGACGACCGGCCGGTGATCTTTTCGGCCCACGGGGTGCCCAAGGCGGTGCCCGCCGAGGCGGCCAAGCGCGAGATGGTCTATGTGGATGCCACCTGCCCGCTGGTGAGCAAGGTGCATATCGAGGCCGAGCGGCACGCGGTGAACGGGCTGCAGATGGTGATGATCGGCCATGCCGGCCACCCAGAGACCGTGGGCACCATGGGTCAGCTGCCAGAGGGCGAGGTGCTGCTGGTCGAAGTGCCGGAGGATGTGGCGGGCTTGCAGGTTCGCGACCCGGAGAAGCTGGCCTTTGTGACCCAAACGACGCTTTCGGTCGATGACACCGCCGAGATCGTGGCGGCGCTGAAGGCGCGGTTTCCGGCCATCGTGGGGCCGCACAAGGAAGACATCTGCTACGCCACCACCAACCGGCAGGAGGCGGTGAAGGCGATTGCCCCGCGCGTGGATGCGCTGCTGGTGGTGGGTGCGCCGAATTCGTCGAACTCCAAGCGGCTGGTCGAGGTCGCCTCGCGCGCGGGCTGCTCCTATGCGCAGCTGGTGCAGCGGGCGGCGGATATCGACTGGCGGGCGCTGGGGCAGATCGGCACCGTGGGCGTGACCGCGGGGGCGAGCGCGCCGGAGGTGCTGATCGAAGAGGTGATCGACGCCTTCCGCGACCGCTACGACGTGACGGTGGAACTGGTCGAGACCGCGCAGGAGCGGGTCGAGTTCAAGGTGCCACGGGTGCTGCGCGAGCCGGCCTGA
- a CDS encoding pyridoxine 5'-phosphate synthase, with product MTDQLRLGVNIDHVATVRNARGSAYPDPLRAAKLAEEAGADGITAHLREDRRHISDADIEALMEALTVPLNFEMAATAEMQAIALRHKPHAVCIVPEKREERTTEGGLEVAREENKLAHFIAPLAEAGCRVSIFIAADQRQIEAAHRIGAAVVELHTGAYCDAHAEGRFDERDAELERLRKMSTFAHSLGLEVHAGHGLTYDTVQPIAAFPEVRELNIGHFIIGEAIFRGLTPAIHEMRRLMDEARS from the coding sequence ATGACCGACCAACTCCGCCTCGGCGTCAACATCGACCACGTCGCCACCGTCCGCAACGCGCGCGGCTCGGCCTATCCCGACCCGCTCCGCGCCGCCAAGCTGGCCGAGGAGGCGGGGGCCGATGGCATCACCGCCCACCTGCGCGAAGACCGCCGCCACATCTCCGACGCCGACATCGAGGCACTGATGGAGGCGCTCACCGTGCCGCTCAACTTCGAGATGGCCGCCACTGCCGAGATGCAGGCCATCGCCCTGCGCCACAAGCCCCACGCCGTCTGCATCGTGCCCGAAAAGCGCGAGGAGCGCACAACCGAGGGCGGGCTCGAGGTCGCCCGTGAAGAGAACAAGCTGGCCCATTTTATCGCCCCGCTCGCCGAGGCTGGCTGCCGCGTGTCGATCTTCATCGCCGCCGACCAACGCCAGATCGAGGCCGCCCACCGCATCGGCGCGGCGGTCGTCGAGCTGCACACCGGCGCCTATTGCGACGCCCACGCCGAGGGCCGCTTCGACGAGCGCGATGCCGAGCTGGAGCGCCTGCGCAAGATGTCCACCTTCGCCCATTCCCTCGGGCTGGAGGTCCACGCCGGCCACGGCCTCACCTACGACACCGTCCAGCCCATCGCCGCCTTCCCCGAAGTGCGCGAGCTGAACATCGGCCACTTCATCATCGGCGAAGCCATCTTCCGCGGCCTCACCCCCGCGATCCACGAAATGCGCCGCTTGATGGACGAGGCCCGCAGCTAG
- a CDS encoding ABZJ_00895 family protein has protein sequence MRISLLRYAGIYIATALGLALLTWVLASFAGVRLPTGLSTALPPMLAALLEGQAFARETREPLLNDEAWSAAFRMTLVVAVINAVILGGVLLFTPELTDPEVLTIVGVVFLVLLVVVLLVNRIFLGMGARSQLKALESRK, from the coding sequence ATGCGGATCAGCCTGTTGCGCTACGCGGGCATTTACATCGCCACGGCCCTCGGCCTCGCCCTGCTCACATGGGTGCTCGCCAGCTTCGCCGGGGTGCGCCTGCCCACCGGCCTCTCCACCGCCCTGCCGCCGATGCTCGCGGCGCTGCTTGAAGGGCAGGCCTTCGCGCGTGAAACCCGCGAACCGCTCCTCAATGACGAGGCCTGGTCTGCCGCCTTTCGGATGACCCTCGTGGTGGCAGTCATCAATGCCGTCATCCTCGGCGGCGTGCTGCTCTTCACGCCCGAGCTGACCGACCCCGAGGTGCTCACCATCGTGGGTGTCGTCTTCCTCGTCCTTCTGGTCGTGGTCCTGCTGGTCAACCGCATCTTCCTCGGCATGGGCGCCAGGAGTCAGCTGAAGGCGCTGGAGTCCCGCAAGTGA
- a CDS encoding NYN domain-containing protein, which yields MFYRDERLALFIDGSNLYAAAKALGFDIDYKLLRQEFMRRGKLLRAFYYTALLENDEYSPIRPLVDWLHYNGFSMVTKPAKEYVDSQGRRKVKGNMDIELTVDAMELAPHVDHVVLFSGDGDFRPLVESLQRQGVRVSVVSTIRSQPPMIADELRRQADNFIELDELKEVIGRPPREPRPEPAGAEELSARD from the coding sequence ATGTTCTACCGTGATGAGCGCCTCGCTCTGTTCATTGACGGATCGAATTTATACGCGGCCGCAAAGGCCTTGGGCTTCGATATCGACTACAAGCTGCTCCGTCAGGAGTTCATGCGCCGGGGCAAGCTGCTGCGGGCCTTCTACTACACTGCGCTGCTGGAGAACGACGAGTACTCGCCGATCCGCCCGCTGGTGGACTGGCTGCACTACAACGGCTTCTCGATGGTCACCAAGCCCGCGAAGGAATACGTCGACAGCCAGGGCCGCCGGAAGGTGAAGGGCAACATGGACATCGAGCTGACGGTCGATGCGATGGAGCTGGCCCCGCATGTGGACCACGTTGTGCTGTTCTCCGGCGATGGTGACTTCCGCCCGCTGGTGGAAAGCCTGCAACGGCAGGGCGTGCGGGTTTCGGTGGTTTCGACCATTCGCTCGCAGCCGCCGATGATTGCCGATGAGCTGCGCCGTCAGGCCGACAACTTCATCGAGCTGGACGAGCTGAAGGAAGTGATCGGCCGCCCGCCGCGCGAGCCGCGCCCCGAGCCTGCGGGCGCCGAGGAGCTTTCGGCCCGCGATTGA
- the rnc gene encoding ribonuclease III: protein MKLSADVQAFAARLGHAFTDPALLIRALTHPSFTTTGQENNQRLEFLGDRVLGLVIAEALMEADPHAPEGQLSPRFHVLVNKETCAEVAREIALGDVLKLGRSEMQSGGRRKEALLGDAMEAVIAAVYRDAGFDAARAVIRKHWLGRVKSVEADAKDAKTALQEWAQARGLPPPSYELRKQEGDGHEFIFHMAAVLANGKEAVGKARRKKLAEHEAARALLTRLEG from the coding sequence ATGAAGCTCTCGGCAGATGTTCAGGCCTTCGCCGCCCGGCTCGGCCACGCGTTCACCGATCCGGCGCTGCTGATCCGGGCGCTCACCCACCCCTCCTTCACCACCACGGGGCAGGAGAACAACCAGCGCCTCGAGTTTCTGGGCGACCGCGTGCTCGGCCTCGTGATCGCCGAGGCGTTGATGGAGGCAGACCCGCACGCGCCCGAGGGCCAGCTTTCGCCCCGGTTTCACGTGCTGGTCAACAAGGAGACCTGCGCCGAGGTCGCCCGCGAGATCGCGCTGGGCGATGTGCTCAAGCTGGGCCGCTCCGAGATGCAGTCGGGCGGGCGCCGCAAGGAGGCGCTGCTGGGCGATGCGATGGAGGCGGTGATCGCCGCCGTCTATCGCGATGCCGGTTTCGATGCCGCCCGCGCGGTGATCCGCAAGCACTGGTTGGGCCGGGTAAAGTCGGTCGAGGCCGATGCCAAGGATGCCAAGACGGCGCTTCAGGAATGGGCGCAGGCGCGCGGCTTGCCGCCGCCCAGCTACGAGCTGCGCAAGCAGGAGGGGGATGGCCACGAGTTCATCTTCCACATGGCCGCCGTGCTGGCCAACGGCAAGGAGGCCGTCGGCAAGGCCCGCCGCAAAAAGCTGGCCGAGCATGAGGCCGCCCGGGCGCTGCTGACCCGGCTGGAGGGCTGA
- a CDS encoding LysR substrate-binding domain-containing protein: MADLNDIPLNALRAAEAVARLGSLSRAGAELGVSPGAVSQQVARAEAALRRGLFERRPGGMVPLEGTEEVFANLREGFARLTRAAEAARRDRSHVLTVSVAPIFAARFLIWRLSDFTRAHPDIQVRIDSTPGLIDFAASDIDIAVRIGPGGYSGVSCERLFGQRIVPVCSAELAARVAGPEDFARLPIIRDTSAMFGWDAWLGPEGAEVTLGGGPEFSEASLCFDAAMAGQGVFLAFEVLAHDPLARGQVVAPVPRWHDTEHAYWLLHAEGRSLSNPARLFRRWIKGAVKAEGLGGADG, translated from the coding sequence ATGGCTGACCTGAACGACATTCCGCTCAATGCGCTGCGCGCCGCCGAGGCGGTGGCGCGGCTGGGCTCGCTCTCACGGGCGGGGGCGGAGCTTGGAGTTTCCCCCGGTGCGGTGAGCCAGCAGGTGGCGCGGGCGGAGGCGGCGCTGCGGCGCGGGCTGTTCGAGCGGCGGCCGGGCGGGATGGTGCCGCTGGAGGGGACGGAGGAGGTGTTTGCCAACCTGCGCGAAGGCTTCGCCCGGCTGACCCGCGCCGCAGAGGCCGCGCGGCGGGACCGGTCGCATGTGCTGACGGTCTCGGTTGCGCCGATCTTTGCCGCGCGGTTCCTGATCTGGCGGCTGAGCGACTTCACCCGCGCGCATCCGGACATTCAGGTGCGGATCGACTCGACGCCCGGGCTGATCGACTTTGCTGCCTCGGACATCGACATTGCGGTGCGGATCGGGCCGGGCGGCTACAGCGGCGTGAGCTGCGAGCGGCTCTTCGGCCAGCGGATCGTGCCTGTGTGCTCGGCGGAACTGGCGGCGCGGGTAGCGGGGCCGGAGGATTTTGCCCGCCTGCCGATTATCCGCGACACCAGCGCGATGTTCGGCTGGGACGCATGGCTCGGGCCGGAGGGTGCGGAGGTGACGCTGGGGGGTGGGCCGGAATTTTCGGAAGCTTCTCTGTGCTTTGACGCGGCGATGGCCGGGCAAGGGGTGTTCTTGGCCTTCGAGGTGCTGGCGCATGACCCGCTGGCGCGCGGGCAGGTGGTGGCGCCGGTGCCGCGCTGGCATGACACCGAGCACGCCTATTGGCTGCTGCACGCGGAGGGGCGGAGCCTTTCAAACCCCGCGCGGCTGTTCCGGCGGTGGATAAAGGGAGCGGTGAAGGCCGAGGGGCTGGGGGGCGCCGACGGGTGA
- the acpS gene encoding holo-ACP synthase, protein MILGIGTDLANIERIAATLERFGDRFRNRVFTPVEQAKAERRADTPGTYAKRWAAKEACSKALGTGLRMGIAWKDMSVRNLHTGQPVMEVTGWAAERLASMTPPGHEAVIHVTLTDDHPWAQAFVVIEALPRRAEG, encoded by the coding sequence ATGATCCTGGGTATCGGCACCGATCTGGCCAACATCGAACGCATCGCCGCCACGCTGGAGCGCTTCGGTGACCGCTTCCGCAATCGCGTCTTCACGCCGGTCGAGCAGGCCAAGGCCGAGCGTCGCGCCGATACGCCGGGCACCTACGCCAAACGCTGGGCCGCCAAGGAGGCGTGTTCCAAGGCGCTGGGCACCGGCCTGCGCATGGGCATCGCCTGGAAGGATATGTCGGTGCGCAACCTGCACACCGGTCAGCCGGTGATGGAGGTCACAGGCTGGGCCGCCGAGCGGCTGGCGTCGATGACCCCGCCGGGCCACGAGGCGGTGATCCACGTCACCCTGACCGACGATCACCCCTGGGCGCAGGCCTTCGTGGTGATCGAGGCCCTGCCGCGCCGCGCGGAGGGGTAA
- a CDS encoding DUF2062 domain-containing protein: protein MLEFFYPRGGWYRAAQYVRHRLRRLPDSPNRIARGIWAGVFVSFTPFYGLHFLTAFLVGKVMRGNILAALLGTFFGNPITFPIIAALSLRLGHGMLGTRPVFGRGPNPDDSHGLMKAFSGAMSDLWHNFLSIFTPETAHWGKLAGFMDDVFLPYLVGGLIPGVIAATICYYVSVPILTAYQQRRKGQLKAKLQEIAAKRKKQESEVAGE, encoded by the coding sequence GTGCTCGAGTTCTTCTACCCGCGCGGCGGTTGGTATCGGGCGGCGCAATACGTCCGCCACCGGCTGCGGCGGCTGCCCGACTCACCCAACCGCATCGCCCGCGGCATCTGGGCGGGGGTCTTCGTCAGCTTCACACCGTTCTACGGGCTGCACTTCCTTACCGCCTTCCTCGTCGGCAAGGTGATGCGCGGGAACATCCTCGCGGCCCTCCTCGGCACCTTCTTCGGCAATCCCATCACCTTCCCGATCATCGCCGCGCTCTCGCTGCGGCTCGGCCACGGCATGCTCGGCACCCGCCCCGTTTTCGGGCGCGGCCCCAACCCCGATGACAGCCACGGGCTGATGAAGGCGTTCTCCGGGGCGATGTCGGACCTCTGGCACAACTTCCTGTCGATCTTCACTCCCGAAACGGCCCACTGGGGCAAGCTGGCGGGGTTCATGGATGATGTCTTCCTGCCCTATCTCGTCGGCGGCCTGATCCCCGGCGTGATCGCCGCCACGATCTGCTACTACGTCTCCGTGCCGATCCTGACCGCCTACCAGCAGCGCCGCAAAGGCCAGCTGAAAGCCAAGCTGCAGGAGATCGCCGCCAAGCGGAAGAAGCAGGAGAGCGAGGTCGCGGGCGAGTAA
- the folK gene encoding 2-amino-4-hydroxy-6-hydroxymethyldihydropteridine diphosphokinase, whose amino-acid sequence MVTKALIAVGSNAASQAGFSNVTVLSAISAVNTDSLTILAKSRLFETPAYPKGAGPDFVNAAIVAQTTLSPEAVLARLHEVEAAFGRARAERWGPRTLDLDLIGWGDAVRPDRPTWRRWARLSPVSAARETPGELILPHPRLAERAFVLVPLAEVAPDWAHPVTGLTVAQMAAALPAAERAAVKPLS is encoded by the coding sequence ATGGTTACAAAAGCACTCATTGCCGTCGGGTCAAACGCGGCGTCACAAGCCGGTTTCTCAAATGTAACGGTCTTGTCGGCGATTTCCGCCGTAAACACCGATTCGTTAACCATCTTGGCAAAAAGCCGCCTCTTTGAGACCCCTGCGTACCCAAAAGGCGCCGGGCCTGACTTTGTGAACGCGGCGATTGTGGCCCAAACCACACTCTCGCCCGAAGCGGTTCTGGCCCGTCTCCATGAGGTCGAGGCTGCCTTCGGCCGGGCGCGGGCCGAGCGCTGGGGGCCGCGCACGCTGGATCTGGACCTGATCGGCTGGGGCGATGCCGTCCGGCCTGACCGCCCAACATGGCGCCGCTGGGCGCGGCTTTCGCCCGTCAGCGCGGCGCGGGAGACGCCGGGCGAGCTGATCCTGCCCCATCCCCGGCTGGCCGAGCGCGCCTTCGTTCTCGTTCCGCTGGCCGAGGTGGCCCCCGATTGGGCGCATCCCGTCACCGGCCTCACGGTGGCCCAAATGGCCGCCGCCCTGCCCGCAGCGGAGCGTGCAGCGGTCAAACCCCTGTCATAG